One window of Candidatus Methylomirabilis limnetica genomic DNA carries:
- a CDS encoding carboxypeptidase regulatory-like domain-containing protein has protein sequence MRRKRELIAATVVAGFFLATVAQALAYEGGEVKDGGTITGTIKFAGTPPVRKELQVTKDKDVCGKDKHLSWDLIVGPQKGIENAVVRLIDVSKGEKWAITKATVDQNGCVYTPHVVVVPAGGTLDILNSDGILHNIHTYSKANASINKAQPKFKKVLTTEFAKPEIVKVTCDAHSWMLGWLVVSDHPYVAVTNDKGEFTLKNVPPGNYKIEVWQETLGKKVQDVAVKPKQETKLTIELAK, from the coding sequence ATGCGCAGGAAGCGCGAACTGATCGCAGCGACCGTAGTGGCGGGATTTTTCCTTGCGACCGTCGCTCAGGCTTTGGCTTATGAGGGCGGCGAGGTGAAAGACGGCGGGACGATCACCGGTACGATTAAATTTGCCGGGACCCCACCAGTAAGGAAGGAGCTCCAAGTGACCAAAGACAAGGATGTCTGCGGCAAGGATAAGCACCTGAGCTGGGATCTCATTGTCGGTCCTCAAAAAGGCATTGAAAATGCTGTGGTGAGATTGATTGATGTGAGTAAGGGGGAGAAGTGGGCGATCACGAAGGCAACAGTGGATCAGAATGGGTGTGTATATACGCCCCATGTCGTCGTGGTTCCCGCAGGTGGCACGCTGGATATCCTGAACAGTGATGGGATTCTCCACAACATTCATACTTATAGCAAGGCGAACGCCTCGATCAATAAGGCCCAGCCGAAATTCAAGAAGGTGCTGACCACGGAGTTTGCGAAGCCGGAGATTGTCAAGGTGACCTGTGATGCCCACAGTTGGATGCTTGGCTGGCTCGTTGTCTCCGACCATCCGTACGTGGCTGTTACCAACGATAAGGGTGAGTTCACCCTTAAAAATGTTCCACCAGGAAACTATAAGATCGAGGTCTGGCAGGAGACGCTCGGTAAGAAGGTGCAGGACGTCGCCGTCAAGCCGAAGCAGGAGACCAAGCTCACTATCGAACTGGCAAAGTAG